In Acidobacteriota bacterium, one genomic interval encodes:
- a CDS encoding response regulator, which translates to MTAMATTSEARKRILWVDDHEDTRNMMSVLLDQYGYEAEIAASLSAALESARSGGLALCILDHWITEGSNGIELCQQIRAFDSDTPIMFYSGAGYQADIKKGLDAGAQAYLVKPDFDHLEQTIDRLIDEADSTTHH; encoded by the coding sequence ATGACAGCAATGGCAACCACGTCAGAAGCAAGAAAACGGATTCTCTGGGTCGATGACCATGAGGACACCAGGAATATGATGAGTGTCCTGCTTGACCAGTACGGCTACGAAGCGGAAATCGCCGCTTCTCTGTCCGCTGCGTTGGAAAGTGCCAGGTCCGGCGGGCTCGCCTTGTGCATACTCGATCATTGGATAACCGAGGGCAGCAACGGAATTGAGCTATGTCAGCAGATTCGCGCCTTTGACTCAGACACGCCGATAATGTTCTATTCAGGCGCGGGCTATCAAGCTGATATTAAGAAGGGACTGGATGCCGGCGCGCAGGCGTACCTTGTCAAACCGGACTTTGACCATCTGGAGCAAACGATTGACCGGCTTATTGACGAAGCTGACTCCACCACTCATCACTAG
- a CDS encoding Crp/Fnr family transcriptional regulator → MIQEASQSDQFKEQMQGSLFNETKNSSPIKIGKHDHVYTPGDERETVYFIEKGQIKLVMASSEGKECMLAIHGPGDVFGELCLSGLGGRLETATAMEDSFLKEIPCTKFLDRLAQDSLLEGFIKYLAVRVADQQAVIANLVTVDSEQRLGTTLLQIARKFGKKDPRSIRIEVKISHEELGTMVGTTRPRISVFMQRFRNLDLIEYNTEHHLIIKEKKLTAYLKSIL, encoded by the coding sequence ATGATTCAAGAAGCTTCTCAGTCGGATCAATTCAAAGAACAGATGCAAGGGTCGTTGTTCAACGAAACCAAGAACTCGAGCCCTATCAAGATCGGCAAGCACGATCATGTCTACACGCCTGGAGATGAACGCGAGACTGTATACTTCATCGAAAAAGGACAGATCAAGCTGGTCATGGCCTCGTCTGAAGGTAAAGAGTGCATGCTGGCCATCCACGGCCCGGGAGATGTTTTCGGCGAGCTGTGCCTGTCTGGGCTTGGGGGCCGGTTGGAAACAGCGACCGCGATGGAAGATTCTTTCCTGAAAGAGATCCCTTGTACCAAGTTTCTCGATCGCCTAGCTCAAGACTCTCTCCTCGAAGGCTTCATCAAGTATCTGGCTGTGCGGGTTGCCGACCAACAGGCTGTCATAGCCAATCTGGTAACGGTTGATAGCGAGCAGCGCCTGGGGACGACCTTATTGCAAATCGCCAGAAAGTTCGGAAAGAAAGACCCGCGCAGCATACGCATCGAGGTCAAGATTTCTCATGAAGAATTGGGGACAATGGTAGGGACGACGCGGCCGCGGATCAGCGTATTCATGCAGCGATTTCGGAACCTCGACCTCATTGAATACAACACAGAGCACCATCTGATTATCAAGGAAAAAAAGCTCACTGCTTACCTAAAATCGATCCTCTAG
- a CDS encoding Crp/Fnr family transcriptional regulator, giving the protein MKKADARVVGTRGEELACHQDSETRKRHTIGEQDEMVYFIESGEVKLLMLSSEGRECLLAIHAPGDVFGELCLSGIAGRLETATAMEDTRLKKVPCAKFLERLATDSLLEGFVKYLAVRVGDQQEVIANLVTVDSEQRLGKTLLHLARQLGKKGPRITQIELRISHEELSNMIGTTRPRISVFMQRFRNLDLIEYSTEHHLIVKEIKLTAYLASIA; this is encoded by the coding sequence ATTAAAAAAGCAGATGCGCGAGTCGTTGGAACGCGAGGTGAAGAACTCGCGTGCCATCAAGATTCCGAAACACGAAAACGTCACACTATTGGAGAGCAAGACGAGATGGTCTACTTCATTGAGAGCGGGGAGGTAAAGCTGCTGATGCTCTCTTCTGAAGGCAGAGAATGTCTACTTGCTATCCACGCTCCAGGAGATGTCTTTGGCGAGCTGTGCCTGTCGGGGATAGCGGGCCGGCTGGAAACTGCGACCGCAATGGAAGACACGCGATTGAAGAAGGTTCCGTGTGCAAAGTTCCTTGAACGTTTAGCCACCGACTCGCTGCTTGAAGGTTTCGTCAAGTATCTGGCTGTGCGCGTGGGAGACCAACAGGAAGTCATCGCTAATCTGGTGACGGTTGATAGCGAACAACGCTTAGGGAAGACCTTGTTGCACCTGGCCAGACAATTGGGCAAGAAAGGCCCTCGCATTACACAGATCGAGCTGAGGATTTCACACGAAGAACTGTCGAACATGATCGGCACAACGCGGCCACGGATCAGCGTATTCATGCAGCGATTCCGGAACCTCGACCTCATTGAATACAGCACAGAGCACCATCTAATTGTTAAGGAAATTAAGCTCACCGCTTACCTGGCATCGATTGCCTAG